In Torulaspora globosa chromosome 1, complete sequence, a genomic segment contains:
- the MPP6 gene encoding Mpp6p (ancestral locus Anc_6.326): MSQANAKLSSRVMNMKFMKFSQPERPNGDDKKPGEEPKQSAVPDNSRWELKSLPRTKKLRKKTILPRRRMNVRSDVSITDVKRESNPIVRGRRTVGEADHSDSTKRSSEGTEDDDYDLDKILKQVKTPR; this comes from the coding sequence ATGAGCCAAGCGAATGCTAAGCTGTCCAGTAGAGTCATGAACATGAAGTTCATGAAGTTCTCGCAGCCGGAGAGGCCGAATGGCGACGACAAAAAGCCAGGCGAAGAGCCAAAGCAATCGGCTGTACCAGACAATTCGCGGTGGGAATTGAAGAGCCTGCCaaggacgaagaagctcCGGAAGAAGACTATACTGCCCAGGAGGAGGATGAATGTCCGAAGCGACGTCAGTATCACAGATGTGAAGCGGGAAAGCAACCCGATCGTGAGAGGCAGGAGGACAGTGGGCGAAGCAGACCACAGCGACTCAACCAAAAGGTCTAGCGAAGGCACGGAAGATGACGATTATGACCTAGACAAGATACTGAAGCAGGTCAAAACCCCGCGTTGA
- the YIH1 gene encoding Yih1p (ancestral locus Anc_6.327), translated as MSCKKEPLRAMNADHEELLQELESIDAIYPGYMTVHTADSTIVSIKVPQHEYVTVQISFPADYPSKSSPRVMELRFDDDSRLVSHDAKFLLHLFQEVMDSAFYQNGRNAVCVFDFLTELDRVLYTEPEQNDRAVEKVVLPTDPFEHWYASQPITDRGSTFMGFATRVSSETEAFQRLETLKTDSKIRKGSHAMCAWRIKQRLQDDKREIIFQDSDDDGETAAGSRMLHLITIMDVWNVMVVVVRWFNGAHLGPDRFKHINSAAREAVLNAGF; from the coding sequence atgagctgcaagaaGGAGCCATTGCGAGCGATGAACGCTGATCATGAGGAGTTGCTGCAGGAGCTGGAGTCTATTGACGCTATATACCCGGGGTACATGACCGTTCACACGGCGGATTCGACAATTGTGTCTATCAAGGTGCCGCAACATGAGTATGTCACGGTTCAGATATCGTTTCCAGCGGACTACCCTTCGAAAAGCAGCCCCAGGGTGATGGAATTGCGGTTTGATGACGATTCCCGGCTGGTTTCACACGACGCgaagtttctgctgcatcTGTTCCAGGAGGTGATGGACTCTGCTTTCTACCAGAACGGACGTAATGCCGTATGTGTGTTCGATTTTCTCACAGAGCTGGACAGGGTGCTGTACACGGAGCCCGAGCAGAACGACCGCGCCGTCGAGAAAGTTGTGCTGCCAACGGACCCTTTTGAGCACTGGTATGCGTCGCAGCCGATCACGGACCGCGGTTCCACGTTCATGGGGTTCGCAACCAGAGTGAGCTCTGAGACCGAGGCGTTCCAGCGTCTGGAGACGTTGAAGACCGACTCCAAGATTAGGAAGGGCAGCCACGCGATGTGTGCCTGGCGAATAAAGCAGCGGTTGCAGGACGACAAGCGAGAGATCATCTTCCAGGACTCCGACGACGACGGCGAGACCGCTGCCGGGTCCCGAATGCTGCATCTGATCACTATCATGGACGTTTGGAACGTCATGGTCGTCGTGGTCCGCTGGTTCAACGGCGCGCACCTCGGGCCTGACAGGTTCAAACATATCAATTCTGCCGCTAGGGAGGCCGTGCTCAACGCGGGGTTTTGA
- the TAH1 gene encoding Tah1p (ancestral locus Anc_6.328), with the protein MATTFDACKDRGNACFRSQDYTGALVWYDKCVSTDPASPVAHSNRAICLIKLGRGLEAQAACQEGLERLQPLPATPELHKIRQKLLYRLQLAQQLLPQQEWHEIPIRQLDELPAELAAL; encoded by the coding sequence ATGGCCACGACTTTTGACGCCTGCAAGGACCGCGGGAACGCCTGTTTCCGCAGCCAGGACTACACGGGAGCACTGGTCTGGTACGACAAATGCGTTAGCACGGACCCTGCCAGCCCGGTGGCCCACAGCAACCGAGCCATCTGTCTGATCAAGCTGGGACGCGGTCTCGAGGCCCAGGCTGCCTGCCAGGAGGGCCTGGAGCGGCTCCAGCCGCTCCCAGCGACGCCCGAGCTCCACAAGATCCGCCAAAAGCTGCTCTACCGGCTGCAGCTCGCTCAGCAGCTGCTTCCGCAGCAGGAATGGCACGAAATACCCATCCGGCAGCTAGACGAGCTGCCAGCGGAGCTGGCAGCACTCTAG
- the TVS1 gene encoding Tvs1p (ancestral locus Anc_6.329): protein MRLRVHVALLALISLCWAHGDMEMEMSGGDNGMASMMGSNETLVPVPHEPKHLHGLPILQRPDLTAAERLYWTEYNTTTFFNTELGNRAALKYHAGSLLVSAVFVYPVCLALNSIGSSWFLPLLFVNLVLTLSSLLALSVFSTSFPYDWYPKNAYRATSWILLVLVVVHFAAAVICQASKWFIGGDAEIEQNFFIPLEYYNEEGSSTPQTNNEESRLENDHTESTQRADAGNKDSIDLESRSFSGTFKSMSSVKRDSLLNKVFSNGLIQCFASKFGTFASLVFSVLNYPLLMYLFIDVTMGIAVGNLLGKGARIFNLLAHWIKGGVFICLGLVSLARYCGFGRHNGWAWNKVIITKKQFARKNPTWIRRMLTPKGMITMEGIESFLIFFYGSTNIFLEHLAAPGGPWSAKDLQHVSIAFMYIGSGLCGLLSEIKLNDWKFNHALQHSDEVAEEDVYAGSPGYSPNPFPTFTIFWTGILMSQHAQASETSTTIHVQWGYLLSYGSFFRLLTFVLLFLVPNKNYEPSKPFTELITSFCLLCGGLIFMESTDQVIEAMEYRGFTPMFSFNISVGFITLVMAWEMSLFLWKNWLQRRQHRIN, encoded by the coding sequence ATGAGATTGAGGGTTCATGtggcgctgctggcgctTATTAGCCTGTGTTGGGCGCATGGAGACATGGAAATGGAGATGAGCGGTGGCGACAATGGGATGGCGTCGATGATGGGCAGCAATGAGACTCTGGTGCCGGTTCCGCACGAGCCTAAGCATCTACACGGTTTGCCTATCCTGCAGCGACCCGATCTGACTGCGGCGGAAAGACTTTACTGGACGGAATACAACACTACGACGTTTTTCAACACGGAGCTTGGCAACAGGGCAGCCTTGAAGTACCATGCGGGGAGTCTGTTGGTGAGCGCAGTGTTCGTGTATCCGGTTTGTTTGGCACTTAATAGCATCGGTTCTTCGTGGTTTTTGCCCCTGCTGTTTGTGAATCTGGTGTTGACTCTGTCGTCATTGTTGGCGCTGAGTGTGTTTTCGACAAGCTTCCCGTACGACTGGTATCCGAAGAACGCCTACAGGGCGACCTCGTGGATCctgctggtgctggtggtggtTCACTTTGCCGCGGCGGTGATATGCCAGGCATCGAAGTGGTTTATCGGAGGCGATGCAGAGATTGAGCAGAATTTTTTCATTCCGCTGGAGTACTACAATGAGGAGGGATCTTCGACGCCGCAGACTAACAACGAGGAGTCACGGCTGGAGAACGACCATACCGAGTCGACGCAGAGGGCTGACGCTGGTAACAAGGACTCGATCGACCTGGAGAGTCGGTCGTTTTCGGGCACTTTTAAGTCGATGAGCTCTGTGAAGCGCGATTCGTTGCTGAATAAAGTGTTCTCCAATGGGTTGATCCAGTGCTTCGCTAGCAAGTTCGGTACGTTTGCATCGCTTGTCTTTAGCGTGCTCAATTACCCGTTGTTGATGTATCTTTTCATCGACGTTACGATGGGCATCGCCGTAGGTAATTTACTTGGTAAGGGCGCTCGTATCTTCAATCTGCTGGCCCACTGGATCAAGGGCGGCGTCTTCATCTGTCTCGGGCTCGTATCACTGGCAAGATATTGCGGGTTTGGCAGACACAATGGTTGGGCCTGGAACAAAGTGATCATTACCAAGAAACAGTTCGCTCGCAAGAACCCTACCTGGATCCGCAGAATGCTTACTCCTAAAGGTATGATTACAATGGAGGGCATCGAatcgttcttgatcttcttctacGGCTCGACAAACATCTTCCTCGAGCATTTGGCCGCTCCGGGCGGCCCTTGGTCGGCTAAGGATCTGCAGCACGTCTCGATTGCCTTCATGTATATCGGCTCTGGGCTGTGCGGTTTGCTTTCGGAGATAAAACTTAATGACTGGAAGTTTAACCACGCCCTGCAGCACTCGGATGAGGTcgctgaggaagatgtGTATGCTGGTTCTCCCGGCTACTCGCCAAACCCATTCCCAACATTTACTATTTTTTGGACAGGTATCCTGATGTCGCAGCATGCTCAAGCCTCGGAGACTTCCACCACAATTCATGTGCAATGGGGGTATCTGCTCTCGTATGGCTCTTTCTTCAGACTGCTGACTTTTGTGCTATTGTTTTTGGTCCCAAACAAGAACTACGAACCTTCCAAACCCTTCACTGAACTCATTACCTCGTTTTGCCTGCTTTGCGGCGGTTTGATTTTCATGGAATCCACTGATCAGGTTATAGAAGCCATGGAATATCGCGGGTTCACGCCAATGTTTAGTTTCAACATCAGCGTCGGGTTCATCACTCTGGTGATGGCATGGGAAATGTCCCTCTTCCTCTGGAAAAACTGGCTGCAGAGACGTCAACACCGAATCAATTGA
- a CDS encoding TenA family protein, translated as MVSTTEALISKYQELFRKTTEHPLTKELCQGTLPDRTLYIYLAQDLLFFQSGMRGMCNTASMAPDTESLITLAKQIGFFANAENTYFHDCLKLLEPAVTEQERKFYLSDYLPEVKVYMDLLQEKRARRDLYRYPQLITAMWIAELVYWKWAHDLPRKPNLHWKHQKWIDLHDGERFETWLEFLRKETDKLKIEEVEDMFKKTLQLEYDFFQSCYTA; from the coding sequence ATGGTATCTACAACCGAAGCATTGATCAGCAAGTACCAGGAACTGTTCAGGAAAACCACAGAGCACCCGCTAACGAAGGAGCTATGCCAAGGAACCCTTCCTGACAGAACCCTTTACATATACTTGGCGCAGGACCTGCTGTTTTTCCAGTCGGGCATGAGAGGCATGTGCAATACTGCCTCGATGGCCCCGGATACCGAAAGTCTGATCACACTGGCCAAGCAGATCGGGTTCTTCGCCAACGCCGAGAACACCTACTTCCACGACTGTCTGAAACTACTGGAACCCGCTGTCACTGAGCAGGAGCGCAAGTTCTACCTGAGCGACTACTTACCAGAAGTCAAGGTCTACATGGATCTGCTCCAAGAAAAGAGGGCCAGGCGCGATCTCTACAGGTACCCGCAGCTGATCACCGCGATGTGGATCGCAGAGCTCGTCTACTGGAAATGGGCCCACGATCTGCCAAGAAAGCCCAACCTGCACTGGAAACACCAGAAATGGATCGACCTACACGACGGCGAGCGGTTCGAGACCTGGCTCGAGTTCCTACGGAAGGAGACAGACAAGCTCAAGATCGAGGAAGTCGAAGATATGTTTAAAAAGACGCTGCAACTAGAGTACgacttctttcaaagttgCTATACAGCCTAA
- the BUD31 gene encoding U2 snRNP complex subunit BUD31 (ancestral locus Anc_6.330) → MVRIRTKRSRPAPEGFGRIEPTLREFDLQLRAAEHSRSSKMRSKANEPLWEIMRIHHERSRYVYSLFYRRKAISRELYQWLLQEKYADQLLIAKWKKQGYEKLCCLRCIQTTESADGTTCICRVPRAQLENDARETGRAVTFKQCVHCGCRGCASSD, encoded by the coding sequence ATGGTGCGCATCAGGACCAAGAGAAGCCGCCCTGCGCCGGAAGGGTTCGGCAGGATCGAGCCGACGCTCAGAGAGTTCGATCTGCAGCTGAGAGCGGCCGAGCACTCCCGCAGCTCGAAGATGCGCTCCAAGGCCAACGAGCCGCTCTGGGAGATCATGCGGATCCACCACGAGAGATCGCGGTACGTCTACAGTCTGTTCTACCGCCGAAAGGCTATCTCCCGCGAGCTGTACCAGTGgctgctgcaggagaaATACGCGGACCAGCTGCTGATCGCGAAGTGGAAGAAGCAGGGCTACGAGAAGCTGTGCTGTCTGCGATGCATTCAGACCACCGAGTCCGCGGACGGCACTACCTGCATATGTCGAGTGCCAAGAGCGCAGCTCGAGAACGACGCCCGCGAGACCGGCAGAGCCGTCACTTTCAAGCAGTGCGTGCACTGCGGATGTCGAGGCTgcgccagcagcgactGA
- the HCM1 gene encoding Hcm1p (ancestral locus Anc_6.331): MPEETRYGVRSVVGVGETGCGRKRSNESVVTPPNSTVRKGSGGTSKAPLSPDLSSPIACTRAKKQKTDGTRSSGIVTLEELLQSLKRRRDNGEMGQKPPYSYATLIGLAILQSPEGKLTLSQIYSWISSHFPYYRQKDAGWQNSIRHNLSLNEAFVKTEKSCDGKGHFWEVKWGDEMKFFRGETSSYEEVREKLRDIDQFFEFGTGDGQPVDVTNLPFRDGDQSDCESECGNALLQMNSSPAVMPSHAKFTVADFAEPDSPPLPEGQKNNYNTLSPPYSLKKFHTTLGLPRVLSDDSASIFGPIATTSSQNAFMSSHSFKRYTCSFNSSFEEASPLAENYSSDTLLDPVCTERLGVPATGLDGSRDKQPDNSSIQNQQMDILRTPSTSQQQGVLRTPCRFITTPKDGNTSLKKWQTPSHLFEDLYCSPILNGFAGTSSNQPAGATATELASAKRMPGYDGAPGLSRTKLSAGGLFGVDLYSLWKRATQDQAVSIADHNASLDGALELSATASQEDTEVQDKEKENRRRS; this comes from the coding sequence ATGCCTGAAGAGACAAGATATGGTGTGCGGTCCGTGGTGGGTGTTGGAGAGACTGGCTGTGGGAGAAAGAGGAGCAATGAGAGTGTTGTGACGCCGCCGAATTCTACGGTGAGGAAAGGTTCGGGTGGGACTTCGAAAGCGCCGCTTTCGCCCGATCTATCGTCGCCTATCGCCTGTACGAGGGCTAAGAAACAAAAGACGGACGGAACACGTTCTAGTGGTATCGTGACTTTGGAGGAGCTGTTGCAGTCCctgaagagaagaagagataaCGGGGAAATGGGCCAAAAACCGCCGTACTCATACGCAACGTTGATCGGGCTGGCGATCCTGCAGTCTCCGGAGGGCAAGCTGACGCTATCGCAGATCTACAGCTGGATTTCGAGCCACTTCCCGTACTATAGGCAGAAGGACGCTGGCTGGCAGAACTCCATCAGACACAATCTGTCGCTGAACGAGGCTTTTGTGAAGACCGAGAAGTCTTGCGACGGAAAGGGCCACTTTTGGGAAGTGAAGTGGggagatgagatgaagttcttcaggGGCGAGACCTCCTCCTACGAAGAAGTGAGGGAAAAGCTACGGGATATCGATCAGTTTTTCGAATTTGGCACGGGCGATGGGCAGCCTGTTGACGTGACGAATCTGCCCTTCAGAGACGGCGACCAGTCGGATTGCGAAAGTGAATGTGGGAATGCTTTGTTACAGATGAACTCTTCACCCGCGGTAATGCCCTCTCACGCAAAGTTCACGGTGGCTGACTTTGCCGAACCGGATTCGCCGCCGCTGCCTGAGGGACAAAAGAATAACTACAACACTCTGAGCCCGCCCTActcgttgaagaagtttcaCACAACGCTGGGGCTTCCGAGGGTGCTCTCTGACGACTCGGCAAGCATATTCGGCCCAATCGCAACAACTTCCAGCCAGAACGCATTCATGTCGTCGCATAGCTTCAAGAGATACACCTGCTCGTTCAATTCCAGCTTTGAGGAGGCGTCGCCGTTGGCGGAAAATTACTCAAGTGACACTTTGTTGGATCCGGTTTGCACTGAACGATTAGGCGTCCCAGCGACCGGCCTAGATGGCTCGCGAGACAAGCAACCAGATAACTCAAGCATTCAAAACCAGCAAATGGATATTCTCCGAACTCCTAGCACATCGCAGCAACAAGGCGTCCTGAGAACACCGTGCAGATTCATAACGACGCCGAAGGACGGCAACACCTCGCTGAAAAAATGGCAAACTCCATCACATCTCTTCGAGGATCTGTACTGCTCGCCAATACTCAATGGCTTTGCGGGCACGTCGTCAAATCAGCCGGCAGGCGCAACCGCAACCGAACTGGCTTCTGCCAAGCGAATGCCAGGATATGATGGCGCTCCAGGTCTCAGTAGAACGAAACTCTCTGCCGGTGGATTATTCGGAGTAGATCTCTATTCACTGTGGAAGCGAGCCACGCAGGATCAGGCAGTTTCGATTGCAGACCACAACGCATCGCTCGATGGAGCATTAGAGCTGAGCGCAACAGcttctcaagaagataCTGAAGTGCAGGATAAGGAAAAAGAGAACAGGAGAAGGAGTTAG
- the RAD18 gene encoding E3 ubiquitin-protein ligase RAD18 (ancestral locus Anc_6.332) gives MNQRLTDASDFAQSAVPQLTQLDKLLRCHICKEFLRVPVLTPCGHTFCSLCIRQYLRQDSKCPLCLNELRESSLRSEFLINEVIEVYKSLRPNLLNVLVTKSQTESPLIELGSHSDEDDDIKIVGAREKPSSSASSSLSLRVSKPPARAQSLLKNQAGKAKQKMAQCPICEQFYPIEALERTHLDECLTMQSLGSHPRPAEKENSHARKASPLPVPQKRAAPKPEPSQCHEESESNLHVDKYLNSAATVDRQRLPKVNFTSMSVSQIRQKLASLGLPVSGTRQNMIARYDHYEMLWNSNFCDAIEPVDETELKRQLLSWEASRNSSNAFGSVNSISFIMKRANGGKSYQKLLSDFKNDKFDRRSWISLFHQEFKELVREARRKLVNKRSAQALTANGEEAFQSSA, from the coding sequence ATGAATCAGCGTCTTACCGATGCAAGCGACTTTGCTCAATCAGCCGTCCCGCAGCTAACTCAACTGGATAAGCTACTTAGATGTCATATCTGCAAGGAATTCCTACGAGTACCCGTCCTAACACCATGTGGCCACACATTTTGCTCACTTTGCATCCGCCAGTATCTGCGCCAGGACTCCAAGTGCCCTCTATGCCTTAATGAACTGAGAGAATCTAGCCTGCGAAGCGAATTCCTGATAAATGAGGTTATCGAAGTCTACAAGTCTTTAAGGCCGAACCTACTGAATGTCCTGGTGACTAAATCGCAAACAGAGAGCCCTTTGATCGAGCTGGGATCACAtagtgatgaagatgatgatattAAAATCGTTGGAGCCAGAGAAAAGCCATCGTCCAGCGCAAGCAGCTCATTATCCCTTAGGGTATCGAAGCCTCCAGCAAGAGCACAGTCTCTTCTCAAGAATCAGGCAGGCAAAGCcaagcagaaaatggcCCAATGTCCCATTTGCGAGCAATTCTACCCCATAGAGGCCCTAGAAAGGACTCATTTGGATGAGTGTTTGACAATGCAATCGTTGGGTAGTCATCCAAGGCCGGCAGAAAAGGAGAACTCACATGCCCGTAAAGCCTCTCCTTTACCAGTACCTCAGAAGAGGGCTGCTCCTAAGCCAGAGCCCTCTCAGTGtcatgaagaaagtgaaTCCAATCTGCATGTTGATAAGTACTTGAACTCCGCCGCTACGGTCGACCGACAGAGACTACCGAAAGTTAACTTCACGTCTATGAGCGTGTCTCAGATAAGACAGAAACTGGCTTCCTTGGGCTTACCGGTAAGTGGAACAAGACAGAATATGATTGCCCGTTACGATCACTACGAAATGCTGTGGAATAGCAACTTCTGTGACGCCATCGAACCGGTTGATGAGACCGAACTAAAAAGACAGTTGTTAAGTTGGGAGGCTTCCCGTAATAGCAGCAATGCTTTCGGTTCTGTCAATAGTATCTCATTCATCATGAAACGTGCTAACGGCGGTAAATCTTATCAAAAGCTTCTATCAGACTTCAAGAACGATAAATTTGACAGGAGGTCATGGATCTCATTATTCCACCAAGAATTCAAGGAACTAGTCAGGGAAGCAAGGCGCAAATTAGTAAACAAACGGTCGGCTCAAGCACTGACTGCAAATGGTGAAGAGGCTTTTCAAAGCAGTGCATAA
- a CDS encoding uncharacterized protein (ancestral locus Anc_6.333), producing the protein MKFTSSTYNVGYPVYGSKFLNNTMLLVAGGGGEGNNGIPNKLTVLRVDFEKKKVVKRFREITLDPNDDSPTTLDAANDLILMGCNENSEKIKSGGGNRNLRKFVYENEHLRFVASVDFDGSVSPEDYTKLLYMSRDGSVGAIASSKVPTVIRIIDPRSLEEKYEIETGHDVKDMHFAPDGKVIGYITASTLEIISIVTGRFIIRKSDFDKNYILSKVRFLTDDVVLIAASLQKGTGVVLIKISLKSGSATVLKTKLITNKFKGFTSMDVDANNQLAVIAGNDNSIALVKLKDFSLGRIFKQVHGFAITRVAFSPDSKLIASVSAANTVNVIRVPEGFALSTSLSSKIWRFFVNFILIIVIASLAQFSYRYNLHERSYKFLKHQYLARRNGSSGGIDILKQTTLVGDIVSQMTTTQAFDTTEKFVETSAFNSHTVGDYMAHGTDDDVWLSESWVTSTSLPHRSSENMQAGYAGSSSVITMVSGSVSNEPEQVSDLSATASKVTDRDSYSSLIHFGDQRSEKNTNLDNAKISSQSYSAQKTDVISAAYQFRPDTAVAMSIHTSSTWASEGGQKPTKTSITSLSVKTAERAEIHTRSTSSESLVERQNESNEKSQRPIQASSSVAEAPLDINQAAINDRSSKSTSGAIIETNLAQSVKEVETKTSQAQSSTHLRSATTNSVTKAVSKSSGVLTTQSASKATSKESSSGTEEQSSRTKADMTSTESEGPGHAAVTTEDEFRLEILDPSGAEIDYDLFEEKTPEPNELLSAERDMTTPTGSIASMQDSTRSSVAIPVGEESLETGKDNEHSAVEPTQEKAKLAGDDAMTNSHSEEVKFHVEITTKPSSSSPDLPVSSNEVVATGISGAPKSPIPAAVQASSNEVQASKESLKGTTAWKHMKATDISRKITAASELPLEIANESTKSTSARSFAKAESESAKHAEISFKNEMKPSETVTSIQANTISAHSETEVTEQTSIGSTADESSISSAAQDTVIYDEL; encoded by the coding sequence ATGAAGTTCACGTCGTCAACTTACAATGTCGGATATCCTGTTTATGGGTCGAAGTTCCTCAATAACACTATGCTGCTGGTGGCCGGAGGTGGCGGTGAAGGGAACAATGGTATTCCCAACAAGTTGACGGTGTTGAGGGTTgatttcgagaagaagaaggttgtCAAGAGGTTTAGGGAGATTACTTTGGACCCTAATGACGATTCGCCAACGACGCTCGATGCTGCGAACGACCTTATTCTGATGGGATGTAATGAAAATAgtgaaaagatcaagagcgGCGGAGGCAACCGAAATCTACGTAAGTTTGTCTATGAGAACGAGCATTTGAGGTTTGTGGCCAGTGTTGACTTTGACGGGTCCGTTTCGCCGGAAGATTACACTAAGCTGCTCTATATGTCGCGAGATGGCAGCGTAGGAGCCATTGCGTCTTCCAAGGTGCCAACCGTGATCAGAATTATTGATCCCAGAAGCCTCGAGGAAAAATATGAGATCGAAACAGGTCACGATGTTAAGGACATGCACTTCGCACCGGACGGTAAGGTGATCGGTTATATTACGGCATCTACTTTAGAGATCATTTCTATCGTTACCGGCAGgttcatcatcagaaaGAGTGATTTTGATAAGAACTACATTCTGTCAAAGGTGAGATTTCTCACAGACGATGTTGTCCTGATCGCGGCTTCCCTGCAGAAGGGCACAGGTGTCGTTTTGATCAAAATCAGCTTGAAGAGCGGCAGCGCAACCGTGCTGAAGACCAAGCTTATAACCAACAAATTCAAAGGATTCACTTCGATGGATGTCGATGCTAATAATCAGCTCGCCGTGATTGCCGGAAATGATAACTCGATCGCTTTGGTCAAGCTGAAGGATTTCTCCTTGGGCAGAATCTTCAAGCAGGTCCACGGATTCGCAATTACTAGAGTTGCCTTTTCGCCTGATTCGAAGTTAATCGCCAGTGTGTCTGCGGCCAATACCGTTAATGTGATTAGAGTTCCTGAAGGTTTTGCTTTATCCACTTCACTGAGCAGCAAGATATGGAGATTCTTCGTTAATTTCATCCTAATTATTGTTATCGCATCCCTGGCACAATTCTCGTACAGATATAACCTGCACGAGAGATCTTATAAGTTCCTCAAGCATCAATATCTCGCCAGGCGTAACGGCTCGAGTGGTGGAATAGACATCTTGAAACAAACCACGTTAGTAGGAGATATTGTTAGTCAGATGACGACTACCCAGGCATTCGATACAACAGAGAAATTTGTTGAAACTTCTGCTTTCAACAGCCATACTGTGGGTGACTACATGGCTCATGGCACCGATGACGATGTATGGTTGAGCGAATCTTGGGTTACCAGTACATCTTTGCCCCATCGCAGTAGCGAAAACATGCAAGCTGGCTACGCGGGAAGCTCTTCTGTCATCACAATGGTGTCAGGCTCGGTGAGCAATGAACCTGAACAGGTTTCAGATCTGTCAGCCACAGCAAGCAAAGTAACCGATAGAGACTCCTATTCTTCATTAATCCACTTTGGGGACCAGCGCTCTGAAAAGAATACTAACCTAGATAACGCCAAAATTTCCTCGCAGAGTTACAGTGCTCAGAAAACAGATGTCATTTCTGCTGCTTATCAATTTCGTCCTGACACTGCAGTTGCTATGTCCATTCATACCTCAAGTACATGGGCAAGCGAGGGAGGACAAAAGCCCACAAAGACTTCGATTACTTCGTTGAGTGTCAAAACTGCTGAACGGGCTGAAATTCATACGAGAAGCACATCGTCGGAGAGTTTAGTCGAGAGGCAAAATGAAAGCAATGAAAAATCTCAAAGGCCAattcaagcttcttcttcggttGCGGAAGCTCCGCTTGACATTAATCAAGCGGCAATCAATGATAGAAGCTCGAAGAGCACATCAGGCGCCATTATCGAAACTAATTTGGCTCAAAGCGTCAAAGAAGTAGAAACAAAAACCTCACAAGCGCAGTCGAGTACACACTTGCGTAGTGCAACTACGAACTCGGTAACTAAGGCTGTATCGAAGTCTTCAGGTGTTTTAACGACCCAATCTGCCTCAAAAGCAACTTCTAAAGAATCATCTTCAGGCACTGAAGAGCAAAGTAGTAGAACAAAAGCGGATATGACATCCACTGAATCTGAGGGCCCTGGTCATGCAGCTGTAACAACCGAAGACGAGTTTAGACTAGAGATCTTGGATCCATCAGGCGCCGAAATCGATTACGATTtatttgaagagaaaaccCCAGAACCAAATGAGCTTTTGAGCGCTGAGCGAGATATGACAACGCCTACGGGATCAATTGCCTCTATGCAGGACAGCACAAGGAGCAGTGTGGCAATTCCTGTAGGGGAAGAATCTTTAGAGACTGGCAAGGACAATGAGCATTCGGCAGTTGAGCCTACTCAAGAGAAGGCCAAATTGGCCGGTGATGATGCCATGACCAACAGTCACAGTGAAGAGGTGAAATTTCACGTCGAAATTACGACGAAaccctcttcttcaagcCCAGACCTACCAGTCAGTTCCAATGAAGTCGTAGCCACAGGTATAAGTGGAGCTCCCAAATCTCCAATCCCCGCGGCCGTTCAGGCTTCTAGTAATGAAGTCCAGGCTTCAAAGGAGAGCCTAAAAGGCACCACGGCATGGAAGCACATGAAAGCGACAGATATTTCGCGAAAGATTACTGCAGCATCAGAGTTACCTCTAGAAATTGCCAATGAATCTACCAAGAGCACAAGTGCAAGGTCATTCGCGAAAGCTGAGAGTGAATCGGCGAAGCATGCAGAgatatccttcaaaaatgaaATGAAGCCTTCTGAAACAGTAACTAGCATTCAGGCAAATACCATCTCTGCTCACAGTGAAACGGAGGTTACAGAGCAAACATCTATTGGTTCTACGGCTGACGAATCGTCAATCTCATCGGCAGCCCAGGACACTGTGATTTACGACGAGCTTTGA